The region CCTTAAATGATCCAACTCGCTCCTTGCTGGCCGGAGCCATCGATTGTGTATTACCAACCAATATTCCGGATTCGGTAATATTGAGGTCGAGCGATGGCGTTGCAAGAAAAAAGGTAAAGCGCGATAGCGCACTGCGGGTAAGGTCGAGTAGGGTGTCCCACTTTGCTGCATTCTCGGTTACGTTTAAACTTCCGCCTGAATATGAATCAAGCTTAGCCAATAGATCGCCTCCCATATAAGGTTGCAGATATTTTCGGGTAGCATCGGGAATAAACGGGTTGAAGTTCTCTGCGGATACCGTATTGGGTAGCCTCAGATACTTTTTGGCTTGGTCTATGGTAAGTAACATGGCTATGAGATTGTTTTTTTAGATCCGGTTCCTTGGTCTAGTGTGGTGAGTTCAATATCGGGAATGGTGAAGAAGATGTCAACAGGCCAATTATTGATAGCCTTTACAACATAAAGAGGCAGCAATAACCGATCTCTGAAAGGCTTCATCATTGCCTGCTTTATAATGAATAGTTCTCTGGCCTCAGTGCCATTAATGGTGGTGTTTTTGCCAGGCGCGGAACCAATTAAGGAGGGGTGAACGTTCATTCCATAACTTATTACATTAGATACCTCCTCAAGATCATCCAGGTATTCGCCACCAGCAAACTTGTTGTCAATAGCGGTAACGGTCATCATGGCTTCGCTTTTACCTTCTTTGTATTTAATATATGAAATTATTGATCTTCCGGTGTTTTTTGTGTCAGTTAGGAACTTATTTATGTCCTCTAGTTCCTTCACTCTCCGGGCTTTCTTTTTGTCAATATCAACAATTCCCTCTGCTTTGTAAAGAACGTCCCAGTAGTTATCGCTTAGCTGAACGTGATATTTAATGGTCATTTGATTCGCCATTAACGCCTTTTTAAACTCAACAATTTGTTGGGCAAAGTCATACCAACCGCTCGTAATTATACTTAGCCAGTAAGGCTTTTGATAGTAAAACTTACCTGGTGTTGGAAATGTAATTGGTATTACAAACCTATCACCACTTGGATTTCTAAGTGTTTTACCTTGATTGTCAGGTATTATTCCTCTTCGTATT is a window of Williamwhitmania sp. DNA encoding:
- a CDS encoding DUF6712 family protein; this encodes MLLTIDQAKKYLRLPNTVSAENFNPFIPDATRKYLQPYMGGDLLAKLDSYSGGSLNVTENAAKWDTLLDLTRSALSRFTFFLATPSLDLNITESGILVGNTQSMAPASKERVGSFKDSLEDLGFNALDAVLKHLDENKTVFTDWTASDAYKTFSSGFIRSVDDF